Genomic window (Aminivibrio pyruvatiphilus):
ACCGATCAACGACCAGAGCTGGAACGCCACGAACTACGCCGGGCTCCAGGCGGTGAACAAGACCCTCGGCACGAAGATGGAGTATGTGGAGAACGTCCAGGCGAGCGATTACGAGTCCACCTTCAGGAATTACGCTGAAAGGGGATACGACCTCATCATGGCGGCGGGCACCCAGTTTGACGAACCTGCCTCCAGGGTGGCTCCCAAGTACCCCAAAACCGTGTTCTGCGTGGTGAACGGCATGGCCGCCGCCGAGCCGAACGTCATGCCCATCCTCCCGAAGGAGTACGAGGCCAGCTTCCTCGCGGGAATCATCGCCGGGCACGTCACCAAATCCGGAAAGATAGGCATTGCGGGAGGATTCCCGAACAAGCTGATGATCCGCCTGCTGAACACCTATGAATGGGCCGCCAGGATCGGCCGGAGCGACCTCAAGGTCGCCAGGGCCTATGCCAACTCCTGGAGCGACGTAGCCCTGGGGAAGCAGATGGCGAGTTCCATGATCGACGGAGGGGCCGATGTCCTTTTCTTCTACGCGAACCAGGTGGGCCTCGGTGCCATCCAGGCGGCGAAGGAAAAAGGCGTGAAGTATATCGGCTTCGCCAGCGACCAGAACAACGCAGCCCCCGGAACAGTGGTGGCCAGCGTGTATTTTGATTTCGCCTCCATGTACACCTGGGCGGTGAAGAAATATCTTGACGGCACGCTGAAGCCCGTGGTCAATGAAGCCGGCATCGCCGAGGGCATCGTCAAGGTATCCTATGGCGGCGACATCGCCCCGGCAGTACGCGAAGTGGTGACGGCTGCCGAAGAAGCGGTGAAAAAGGGGCACGTCCTCTTCTTCCTCTCCGGTTACCCGGAGAAGCCCTGAGCCGGACCCAGGCTGAAACGCCGCAGCAGGGTCCGGGAAATTTCCCGGGCCCTGCGCACTCTGCAGGGGGGAGGTACATCATGGAATCCCCACACAATGAAGCCCTTTCCCTCCGCGGGATCACGAAAGTCTTTCCCGGGGTGCTTGCCAACGCTGGTGTGAACCTTTCCGCCCGCCGGGGGGAAATCCTGGCCATACTGGGTGAGAACGGCGCCGGCAAGTCCACCCTGATGAAGATACTGTACGGCATGTATCAGCCGGACAGCGGCGCAGTCTCCGTGAACGGCAGGGAGGTCAGGATCCGTTCTCCGAAGGATGCGCTGGCCCTCGGCATCGGGATGATCCACCAGCATTTTACCCTCGTTCCTGTCCATACTGTCTGGGAGAACGTGGTGCTCGGCCTTGACCCTTCTTCGGGGCGTCCCGCCGACCGGAAGGGCGCCGTCAGAGAGCTGGAGGCCCTGGGCAGGAAGTACGGTCTTGCAGTCGACCCCTGTGCCGTCGTTGCCGATCTTTCGGTGGGGATGCAGCAGAAGACGGAAATTCTGAAGGTTCTCTACCGCAGCGTCAGCATCCTGGTCCTGGACGAGCCCACCGCCGTCCTGACCCCGGGGGAGGCCGAGAACCTCTTCGGGTTTCTTCAGGAATTCCGGGCTGCGGGAAATACCGTCCTCTTCATCACCCACAAACTCGGGGAAGTAATGGAGATCGCCGACAGGATTGAAGTCCTGAGGGGCGGCAGAAACGCGGGATCCTTCCTGCGGGGTGAGGTGACCGAACGGGAGCTTGCAGCCCGTATGGTTGGAGGGGACATTCCCCCTGTCGGTGAGCCTCCGTCCCGGCCGACGGGCCGGGACGTCCTGGAAGTCCGGGATTTGTGGGTCAGAGGCAGCCGCGGGCACCATGCCGTCCGGGGCGTTTCCTTTGCCGTCAGGGCCGGGGAAATCTTCGGCGTCGCCGGAGTGAGCGGAAACGGACAGGAGGAGCTGGCCGACTGTGTTTGCGGCCTTGCCCGGCAGGAAAGGGGAGAGATCCTCCTCGACGGCCGGGTTCTTCCCCGGGAGGATCCGGGGGCTGTCTTCCGCGCCGGAGTGGGGTACATTCCCGCCGACAGGCACAGGGAAGGCCTGGTGCTCGACATGACAGTGGAAGAAAACCTCGTGCTGAAAAACCTGCCCGCCTATTCCCGGAAGGGCTTTCTCCGGGAAGGCGCCATTCGGGAAAATGCTGAACGGCGTATCGCCGACTACGGTATCCGGCCGCCCCTTCCGGGCAGCCGGACGGCCTCCCTGTCGGGAGGCAACCAGCAGAAAGTGGTGGCTGCACGGGAGATCGAGGCGGGACGGAAATGCATCGTGGCCGTGCAGCCGACCAGGGGGCTTGACCTGGGTGCCGCAGCCCACGTTCACCGGATGCTCGCAGGTGCCCGGAGCGAAGGCAGGGCCGTTTTTCTGGTGTCAACAGAACTTTCAGAAATTATGAGCCTTTCCGATACAGTCGCCGTCATGACCGGCGGCGAAATTCTCGGAATTTTTCCAAGGGAGAGCGCCGACCTTCGGATGATCGGAATGCTCATGGCCGGCAGAAAGGGGGAACCGGAGTGATGGCGGAAAACCGCAGGGAAAATCCACTATTTGACGCAATCACCGATCCCGACGGCGTTCTTTCATCCCTCTTCTTCCCCGCCATGTCCGTTTTCCTCGGCCTCGCTTCCGCCGGCGTTCTCATGCCGTTCCTCGGGCACAGCCCGGCGGCGGTGTACCGGGACCTGTTTTCCTTCGCCTTCCGGGACATCTACAATATCGCCGACATTTTCGCCAAGGCGTCTCCCCTGATCCTGACGGGCCTGGCGTTTGCCTTCGCTTTCCGGGCGGGCCTGTTCAACATCGGAGCCCAGGGCCAGTTCTACCTCGGCGCCGTCGCCTCGGCGGCCTGCGCCCTTTCCTTTCCGTACCTGCCGTCATGGGTGCTTCTTCCTCTCTGCGCCGCCGCGTCCATGGCGGCAGGAGGACTGTGGGGGGGCATGACGGGCTTCTTCAAGGCAAGGTTCAATGCCAACGAATTTCTCGTCAGCATGATGTCCACCTACGTGGCGGTGGCGATAATGGATTTCCTTGTCAGGAGCCCCCTGAGGGAAGCCAAGGGGGAATACCCCCAGACGGACGTCCTGGCCGAGGCGGCCTGGATTCCATCCTTTCTGCCCGGCACAAGGTTCCACTGGGGATTCTTCCTTGCCCTTGCCGCCGCCGGGGCGGCATGGGTTCTTCTCTGGAAAACGACCCTGGGCTTCCGGATGAGGGCGGTGGGGAAAAACAGGGCCGCTGCCCGGTTCGCAGGCATCAGGGAAAAGAGCGTTTTTGTCTCCGTATTCCTCGTCAGCGGCGCCTTCGCCGGACTGGCGGGCTTCCTCGAGGTGAACGGAGTCCAGCACATGGTCGTCCAGGGCTTCAACCCGCTGCTGGGCGCGGAGGGCATCGGCATCGCCGTCCTCGGCAGCGCCCATCCTCTCGGCGTGGTGCTGTCAGCCCTTCTTTTCGGGGCCCTCAAGGTGGGGGGCCTGCTGGTCACCCAGACGTCCTCCGTCCCGTCGAGCATCATCGCCATCCTCGAAGGATTCGTCATGCTCTACGTGATCCTTTCCTTCTATTTCCGGCACAGGCTGAGGCGTTCAAGGTCCCGCCGACGGACGGCCGCGGGAGGTGAAGCGCCGTGATTCTCGAGGGGCTTCTCGCCCGGGCGGTTCAGATGAGCACCCCCCTTCTCCTCGGGTCGCTCGGGGAAGTGATCGTCGAGCGGACGGGCGTCATGAACATGGCCATCGAAGGTATTTTCCTCCTCGGCGCGTGGGCGGGGTTCACCGGGGCCTACATCACGGGCAGTCTCGCCGCCGGCTTCCTGTGCGCCATGGCTGCAGGCGTTGCCGTCGGCGCCCTCTACGGCTGGATCACCGTCTGCCTGAAACAGCACCAGATCGTGACGGGGGTGGCCATCAACATCCTGGCTGCCGGAATCGGCATCTTCTTCTACAGGGTGCTCTTCGGCGTTCCCCTTCTCCCTCTCACGGTGGAACCTCTCCGTCCCCTGGCCGTCCCGTTCCTGTCGGACATCCCGGTTATCGGCCCGGCACTCTTCAGGCAGAACATTCTCACCTACCTGGCCTGGGGAGCCATGCCCCTGGGGTGGTGGGTACTCTTCCGGACCAGGACCGGGCTGGTTCTCAGGTCAACGGGGGCCAACCCTGAGGCCGTCGATGCGGCAGGCATCTCCGTGGAGCGGGTCCGGTTCGGCGCCGTTCTCGCGGCAGGCGCCCTCAGCGGGCTGGCCGGGGCGTTTTACTCCATAGGCTATCTCGGCCTTTTTTCCAATGACATGATCGGAGGACGGGGATGGATCGCCTTCGCCCTCTGTTTTCTCGGGAACTGGAATCCCCTGGGGGCTCTCCTCGGAGCGGTGGTCTTCGGCATCGCTGACGCGGCGGCCATCACCCTGCAGACATCGGGTATCCGGATGGTTCCCAACGAGTTTCTCATAGCCCTTCCCTATATGCTCACCATTGCGGCCACCCTGGCCAGGAAGCGGTTCAACGTTCCGGCCTCGCTGGGAACGGCCTATATCAAGGAGGAAAAATGACGGGAGGAGAGCCGGATGTATGACCTGGTAATCAGGGGCGGGACGGTGGTGACACCGGAGACCGTTCTCACCACCGACATAGGGATTTTCGGAGAAAAGATCGCCGCCCTCGGCGACGGACTTGAGGGAAAGGCCGAGGTGGACGCGTCGGGCAAGCTGGTCCTTCCGGGAGCCATCGACCCCCATGTGCATTTTTCCCTTCCCGTGGGAGGCACCGTGTCGAGCGACGATTTCTATTCCGGTTCCGTGGCGGCGGCCTGCGGTGGAGTGACTACCGTGATCGATTTCACCGTGGGGGCTCCCGAACGGACCATGGCCGATGACCTGCGGAATCGCCTCGAGGACGCCCGCCCCTCGGTGGTGGATTATTCCTTCCACGGGGAGGTGGTGGGCTGGCGGCCCGGCCGGACCGCCGAAATATCCGACGCCATGGCCAGGGGGATAAAAAGTTTCAAGTTCTTCACCGCCTACGGAGCCTCGGGAAGGAGAACCGACACGGGGCCCCTCTACCACGCCTTCCGGGCCATAGCCGAAGGGGACGGTGTGGCCGTGGTCCACGCCGAGGACGACAGCATGATCGAGGCTTCCGCGGCCCTTCTCTCCAAGGAGGAGTGGGGCCGCATGGGAACTGTGGCGGAAGTCCGGTCCGACCTCTGCGAAGCCTCGGCGGTGAATACCGTGGGATGGATCGCCGCGAAGGCAGGCGTGCGGTGCCACATCGTTCATCTCAGCTCCGCCCTCGGCCTCGGGGAAGTGGAGGAGGCCCGGAAGAAGGGAGCCCTCATGACGGCGGAGACCTGCCCCCAGTACCTGCTGCTCACGTCCGGCGTCTACGGAGGGCCCCAGGGGCACCTCTTTTCCGCCACGCCCGCCCTGCGGACCCGGAATGACAATGAAGCGCTCTGGCGCGCCCTCGGTTCCGGTGCGGTGGATTTCGCCGCCACGGATCACTGCCCCTTCACCCGGACCCAGAAGGAATGGAAGGGGGCTTTCGACCGGCTGCCCGGAGGGCTGCCCGGGGTGGAGACACTCCTGCCACTGCTGTATTCGGAGGGCGTGCTCAGAGGAAAGCTCTCCCTGTGCTCCCTTGCCCGGGTGACCTCGGAACAGGCGGCGAAGCTCTACGGCCTCTATCCAAAGAAAGGCTGCCTCTTTCCCGGCTCCGACGGAGACCTGGTCATCTTCGACCCCGAGGACGCCTGGACCATCCGGGCGGGGGCCCTGAGAATGAACGTGGACTTTTCCCCCTATGAGGGTCTTGAAGTCAGGGGAAAGGTGTGGCAGACCATCTCCAGGGGCGAGATCATCTATGCCGACGGGCGGTTTCTCGGCAGGAGGGGGAGGGGAAAGTTTCTTCCGAGATGACGTGAAACTCTTCCAATGAAACGGAATGAGGCTGAATCTGCAGGCGCCGGAGAAATTCTCCCCTGCCTGCGGGGGCAGGAACAAACGCAATTGATATTTATTTTCCGGTGGAGTAATGTATATTGTGAGAATTTCCCGAAGGGAAACAGACGAAGGAGGAACCACCATGAAAGTACCGAGCGATATAGAGATAGCGCAGAGCGCGGAGCTCAGGCCCATAGTGGGAATCGCCGAAAAACTCGGCATAGGAGAGGACGACCTTGAACTCTACGGCAGATACAAGGCGAAGATCTCCCCGGCGGTGTGGGAGCGGGTGAAGAACAACCCCGACGGAAAGCTCATTCTCGTCACCGCCATCACCCCCACCCCGGCAGGGGAGGGAAAGACCACCACCACGGTGGGACTCTCCCAGGCCCTTGCGAAGCTCGGCCAGAAGGTGAGCTTCGCCATCCGCGAACCGTCCCTCGGCCCCAGCTTCGGCGTCAAGGGCGGGGCTGCCGGAGGCGGGTACAGCCAGGTTATTCCCATGGAGGACATCAACCTCCACTTCACCGGCGACCTCCATGCCATCACCACGGCCCACAACCTCATCGCCGCCATGATCGACAACTCGCTCCAGCAGGGCAACGAGCTCAACCTCGACCCCCGGAGGATCGTGTGGAGACGGGTGATGGACCTGAACGAGCGGGCCCTGAGGAGCATCATCCTGGGTCTCGGCGGAAAGGCCAACGGCGTACCCCGGGAGAGCGGCTTCGACATCACCGTGGCATCGGAGATCATGGCCATTCTCTGCCTCTCCACTGACCTCATGGACCTGAAGGAAAGAATACGGAAGATCGTCATCGGCTACACCTATGACGGCAAGGCCGTCACAGCGGGAGATATCGGCGCGGCCGGCTCCGCTGCCGTCCTCCTCAAGGATGCCGTCAAGCCCAATCTCGTCCAGACCCTGGAAGGTGTTCCCGCCTTCATCCACGGCGGTCCCTTCGCCAACATCGCCCACGGCTGCAACTCCCTCCAGGCGACCCGTCTCGGCCTGAAGCTCTCCGACTATTTCGTCACCGAGGCGGGCTTCGGCGCCGACCTCGGCGCGGAAAAGTTCCTGGACATCAAGTGCCGCCTCGGCGGCCTCACCCCTTCGGCGGTGGTGATCGTCGCCACGGTGCGGGCCCTGAAGATGCACGGGGGAAGAAAAAAGACGGAACTCGCCCAGGAGGACCTTGCGGCCCTGGAAAAGGGCATGACCAACCTGGAGAAGCATATCGAGAATATCGCCTCCTTCGGTCTGCCCGCCGTGGTGGCCATCAACCGGTTCCCCACGGACACCGAGGCTGAACTTGCCCTCGTGGAAGAAAAGTGCTCCCGTCTCGGTGCCTCCGTGGCCCTCTCCGAAGTGTGGGAGAAGGGAGGAGACGGCGGGCTTGACCTCGGCAGAAAGGTTATGGAGGCCTGCGAAAGGCGGTCATCGTTCCGCTTCCTCTACGAAGCGTCCCTCAGCCCGAAGGAGAAGATCGGGAAAATCGCCCGGGAAATCTACGGCGCCGCCGGAGTGACCTACACGGACCAGGCGGAGAAGGACCTCGCCCAGATCCATGAGCTCGGCAAGGACGGCCTTCTGGTCTGCATGGCCAAAACCCAGTATTCACTTTCCGACGATCCGGCCCTCCTCGGCCGTCCCGAAGGCTTCACGGTGACGGTGCGGGAAGTCCGCCTGTCGGCGGGAGCGGGTTTCCTGGTCGCCATCACCGGGTCGGTGATGACCATGCCCGGACTGCCGAAAAAGCCGGCAGCCCTTTCCATCGACATCGACGAAAAGGGCCGCATCACCGGCCTCTTTTAGGGGAGGATGCCATGACCGCCAGGATCCTCGACGGTAAGAAGCTTTCGGCCGAAATACGGGCCTCCGTAAAGGAAGAGACCGCCTTTCTCCGGGAAAAGGGCATCGTTCCCGGTCTCGCGGTGGTTCTCGTGGGGGATGACCCGGCGTCGAAGGTCTATGTCGGGCAGAAGGAAAAGGGGTGCCTGGAGGCGGGGTTCGCGTCCTTCCTCCACAGGCTGCCTGACTCCACCACCCAGGAGGAGCTGCTCGACCTCATCGGCAGGCTGAACGGAGATGCTTCGGTCCACGGAATCCTCGTCCAGCTCCCCCTGCCGCGGCAGATCGATCCCGACACCGTCCTCGCGGCCATCCGGCCGGAAAAGGACGTGGACGGCTTCCACCCCGTGAACGTCGGGCGCCTCGTGGCGGGACTCCCGGCCTGCGAACCCTGCACCCCCAAGGGGATACTCCGCCTTCTCAAAAGCACGGGGATCCCCCTGGCGGGGAAGGAAGCCGTGGTCATAGGGAGAAGCAACATCGTGGGCAAGCCCGTGGCTCTCATGCTCCTGGCGGAGAGCGCCACGGTGACTGTCTGCCACAGCAGGACGAAGGATCTCGCGGAGCATGTCCGAAGGGCGGATATACTCGTCGCGGCCATCGGGAAGCCCCGGTTCGTCACCGCGGACATGGTGAAGGAAGGGGCCGTGGTGGTGGACGTGGGGATCAACAGGCTCGAGGAAGGCCTTGTGGGAGACGTGGATTTCGGTCCCGTCTCGGAGAAGGCGGCGTGGATAACCCCCGTTCCGGGCGGGGTCGGACCCATGACCATCGCCATGCTCCTGGAGAACACCCTGGAGCAGGCAAAAAAAGCCTGAAGCGCCTGAAAGAGCGGAAAATATGTACTTCGGCCGTCCTCCCGGCGTTTCGCCGGGGGGACGGCGTTTCTCAAAGGCCGTTCTCTGTGGTATAAAGAAACGGAACGCCCCCCTGTCCGGCGCATCTTCGTCCGGGCGGGCGGACCAACTCCACGAGGAGGAAGATTGTTCATGACCCTTCTGAAAGACAGGAGCCTTGAGGATTTTTCGGGAGAGCTTGCGGCCGCTTCGGCGGCGCCGGGAGGCGGCAGCGCCGCCGCCCTTTCGGGAGCCCTCGGCGCGGCCCTTGTTTCCATGGTGTGCCGGCTCACTCTCGGCAAAAAGGAGTACGAGGAGTACGAGGAGGAGCTGAAGGAGGTTCTTGCCCTCTCCGAAGACCTGAGAAAGAACCTGGTGAACGCTGTGGACGTGGATGCCGCGGCCTACGGCATGGTAATGGAGGCCTTCGCCCTTCCCAGGCAGACCGACGAAGAGAAGGTGGTCCGGAGGGAGGCCATTCAGAAGGCGTTCCGGGAAGCCTGCGAATCGCCGAGAAAAACATCCCTCTGGTGCCTCGATGTGCTTCGGCTCTGTGCCCGCGTGTCGGGGAAGGTGAACGTCAACGCGGCCAGCGATCTCGGCGTGGGGGCCAACCAGGCCCTGGCAGGGCTTGAGGGAGCCGCCATGAACGTGCTGATCAACCTTCCGTCCATCAAGGACGAGGAGTACACGGACCACCTCCGTGAAGAGGTCGAGGAGACCGAGGAGGAAGGGCGGATTCTCAAGGCCGGGGTACTCAGGGAGGTCCTGGCCTATATCGGGGGAGCCGACTGAACCCGGGTCTTCCCTGTGCCCGAAAAAACGCTCCAGGACGATTCCCCTGTCTCCGGCGGAAAGGTTCCTGACCTTTCCGGACACGATTTTCAAGAGGTGCGAAATGAAGACCGTTACGGTTGGCATCATAGGCGCCGGCTTTGCGTCGAAATTTCACTGCCGGTCCTTTTCCAGGGTGGCGGGCATAGATGTCCGTCTGAAGTCCGTCGCGGATGTGGATGCCGGGAAGGCTTCCGCCCTTGCCGGGGAGTTCGGGCTGGAGGAATGCCACGGCGATTACCGGGTCCTCCTGGACGACCCGGAGATTGACGTCATAGACATCTGCACCCCGCCTTTCCTGCACCCGGGCATGACTCTGGAGGCCCTCGCGGCAGGAAAGCACGTTATCTGCGAAAAGCCCCTGACCGGCTATTTCGGCGTCCCGGGCGACGGGACGCCCATCGGGGACAGGGTGCCCAAATCGGTTATGTACGAAAAGGTTCTCGAGGATATCCGGAACCTTGAAAGGGCCGTGGCAGGAAGCGACAGGCTCTTCATGTACGCCGAGAATTATGTTTATTCGCCGAATATCCTGAAGGCCGCCGAAATAATCAGAGCCCGGAAGAGCAGGATCCTCTTCATGAAGGGAGAGGAAAGCCTCAAAGGTTCCACGTCCCCGGTGGCCGGGCGGTGGGACAGAACGGGCGGAGGTTCCCTCATCCGGGTGGGGTGCCACCCCATCGGGGGGATCCTCTGGCTCAAGAGGGAAGAGGCCCGGGCGAGGCAAACGTCCATCGGCATCCGGAGCGTCCTGTGCGACACGGCCCGCATGACGCCCTCCCTGAGCGATCATGAGCGGCGCCATATCAGTGTCCGTCCTGAGGACGTGGAGGACTTCGCCTCCCTTGTCCTCACGTTCACCGACGGCACCAGGGCGGTGGTGATAGCGGGAGACACCATGCTGGGCGGCACGAGGAACTACGTGGAGGTCTACGCCAACGACGCGGTGATGCTCTGCATGATCACCCCTTCTGACAATCTCAGCACCTACATGCTTGACGAGGAGGGAATGGACGGAGTCTATATCTCGGAGATGCTTCCGGCAAAGACGGGCTGGCAGAAGCCCTTCGTCGCCGAAGAGCACCTGAGGGGATACGTGGTCCAGTTCCAGGATTTCATGGAGTGCGCCGCCACGGGCAGGAAGCCTCTGTCCGACTTGGAGATTGCCTGTGACGTGGCCAGGGTGATCTACGGGGCCTATCTCTCGGCAGAGCAGGGTAAAAGGGTCGATTTCTGAAGACGTAGGCAGCTCTTCAGTCTCTGAAAAGAAAACGCGGCAGGCACCCCCCCGGGGGGTGCCTGCCGCATATGGCCGCAAGGGTCAGCCCTGTTTCTTCGCCGCGGTCAGCGGAACAAGTTCTGCGCAGGTCCCCGCTTTCAGGACTGCGCTGTCGGCGTGTCCCACCCAGTCCCTGAGCTGCCCGGCCAGGGCGATGATGTGGCCGAGATCGATGCCTGTCTCTATTCCCATCTCGTGGAACATGTGGATCATGTCCTCCGAGGCGATGTTCCCGGAAGCCCCCGGTGCGTAGGGACAGCCCCCGAGGCCGGCGAGAGAGCCGTCGAAGCGAACGACCCCGGCCTGCATTCCCGCGACGATGTTTGCCAGGGCCATGCCCCTGGTGTTGTGGAAGTGAAGAAACCAGCGCACGGCAGGAAACTCCTTGATCATCATGGAGGAGAGGTCGAAGACCTGGCGGGGATTGGCCATGCCGGTGGTATCGGACAGGGAAAGCTCGGTCAGTCCCAGGTCGTGCATCCGGCCGGCGATTTCCCTTATCTGTGACGGCGGCACCTTCCCTTCGAAGGGACAGCCGAAGGCGGTGGACACAGCCCCGGAAACCTCCATTCCGTGTGCCGCTGCGAAGGCGGCGCATTCTTTGAATCCTTCGATGAGCTCCCGGGGCGTCTTGTTCAGGTTCGCCTTCGCGTGGGATTCGCTGGCGGAGACGGTGAGCTTCACCTTGGTGATCCCCGAGGCCATGGCGCGCTCCACTCCCTTGAGGTTTGCCACGAGGGCCCGGTATTCCACCCCTTCGACACGGCGGAATGTCCGGGCCACCTCGTCGGTATCGGCCATCTGCGGGACCGCCTTGGGGTGCACGAAGGAGCCTACCTCCACGATTTTCACCCCTGCATCAGCCACGCCCTCGATGAGGGCGATTTTCCTTTCCACGGCAAGGGTGGAAGGTTCGTTCTGCAGGCCGTCCCTGGGGCCGACCTCGCAGAAGATGACCTTTTCAGGCCACTGTACGGACATGTTGTTCATCCTCCTCGCGAAGCAGAATGGCGCTGCTTTTCAAGCAAACATTACCCAAGAATGGGGTTTCTGTCAAACGGCATTGTGTTCCGCCAGACGAAAATGCGCGCCGGAGTAACGGGTCGGCGGAGGAAAGGAAAAATCAGCTTGACAAACGGAAGCAGTCTTTTTATTGTATAATCATTTCTTAGAGGCGGATTGAGTTTCCGTCAAACGGAAAATTGGGAGGTTTTCATGAGACCACAGCCGGAAAAGCCCATTGAGGCAAGAGGAAAGGTTCTTGGAGGCCCCAGGCCTCTCGTCTGCGTCCCCCTCGTCGGAAAGACCCGGGGGGAGATCCTGGCCGAAGCGGAAAATATCCCCGCCATAGCCCCCGATATTATCGAGCTCCGGGTTGATTCCTGGGAGTTCGTGGAAGAAACGGCCGCCTCCGTATCCATGGTCCGGGACGTCCGGAACTCTGTGGGGGACATCCCCGTGATTCTTACCTGCCGGGGCCACTGGGAGGGCGGTTTCAAAAAAGTGTCCGATGAGGCGAAATTCGCCCTCTACCGGGAGGCCGCTGCCGGTGCACTGGTTGATTTTCTCGACGTGGAGCTTGCCTACGGCGACGAAAAGATCAGGGAAACCCTCCGGATGCTTGAACAGACCTCCGTTTCTCTTATCGTCTCATTCCATGATTTTGAAAAAACCCCTTCGAAGGAAGTCCTTTTCTCCACCCTTGCCGCCCAGATCCGGGCGGGGGCCCACGTGGCCAA
Coding sequences:
- a CDS encoding Gfo/Idh/MocA family protein, producing MKTVTVGIIGAGFASKFHCRSFSRVAGIDVRLKSVADVDAGKASALAGEFGLEECHGDYRVLLDDPEIDVIDICTPPFLHPGMTLEALAAGKHVICEKPLTGYFGVPGDGTPIGDRVPKSVMYEKVLEDIRNLERAVAGSDRLFMYAENYVYSPNILKAAEIIRARKSRILFMKGEESLKGSTSPVAGRWDRTGGGSLIRVGCHPIGGILWLKREEARARQTSIGIRSVLCDTARMTPSLSDHERRHISVRPEDVEDFASLVLTFTDGTRAVVIAGDTMLGGTRNYVEVYANDAVMLCMITPSDNLSTYMLDEEGMDGVYISEMLPAKTGWQKPFVAEEHLRGYVVQFQDFMECAATGRKPLSDLEIACDVARVIYGAYLSAEQGKRVDF
- a CDS encoding hydroxymethylglutaryl-CoA lyase, with product MSVQWPEKVIFCEVGPRDGLQNEPSTLAVERKIALIEGVADAGVKIVEVGSFVHPKAVPQMADTDEVARTFRRVEGVEYRALVANLKGVERAMASGITKVKLTVSASESHAKANLNKTPRELIEGFKECAAFAAAHGMEVSGAVSTAFGCPFEGKVPPSQIREIAGRMHDLGLTELSLSDTTGMANPRQVFDLSSMMIKEFPAVRWFLHFHNTRGMALANIVAGMQAGVVRFDGSLAGLGGCPYAPGASGNIASEDMIHMFHEMGIETGIDLGHIIALAGQLRDWVGHADSAVLKAGTCAELVPLTAAKKQG
- the aroD gene encoding type I 3-dehydroquinate dehydratase → MRPQPEKPIEARGKVLGGPRPLVCVPLVGKTRGEILAEAENIPAIAPDIIELRVDSWEFVEETAASVSMVRDVRNSVGDIPVILTCRGHWEGGFKKVSDEAKFALYREAAAGALVDFLDVELAYGDEKIRETLRMLEQTSVSLIVSFHDFEKTPSKEVLFSTLAAQIRAGAHVAKLAAMPRSEEDVLALLSATLMIRREYPDIPLITMSMGGIGAVSRVTGGLFGSDLTFAVGSKASAPGQIPVAALKQCLSVLHPRES